In Leishmania panamensis strain MHOM/PA/94/PSC-1 chromosome 6 sequence, the following proteins share a genomic window:
- a CDS encoding hypothetical protein (TriTrypDB/GeneDB-style sysID: LpmP.06.0690), with amino-acid sequence MPVRPRYVWNSGGCHRQHSLSSDAPLSHAVGGRLGSRGIQTTSSEAWAKLSSLLNTTLKRRSASPAAVPLSHTANACELYTQGRRIVSSWRAEQHRTPSLLLSHPYSPLLMPGLRVYQHPPPLRVSPPVILAASVDANAAKPSADQHSVVKVEVGDEDGDAEWHNRFHRQRGATPFRTSVAATASDAERGSRRLYCYPNQSLIVPVVVGGCVQLVNPESKDKSHQWTVYVRGLWNGHPEEVAGLNARPPSSSRVQQPRAFPLSPSSPSPDSSINSCASLGDSNAAAARGGGGSGATAALGAVGDSQTSVLSTSTASPDDYLSDFIDKVVFVLDESFVPCVRTVASAPFELTEVGWGEFILSIHVYLKLPVHTRASRQSQRRLLEYYCGFNGRSAMQTCDGRGTKPHDPVSTYVTGGVRGPSHLWNALTTPPPSTSGTLAPTPALPLHELRHQFHYDSLLDINSNSGARATYYRGPYLPVHLATCDATSSPASSQSSSSSSDSDVNGGGSDDARGRSGSEVSMCGGSPTGSPQALSFPTKSEMSGDGSLSSSRSGSITPSPVAVPQTHTSSSLPQQEARMGGPSTVHAPGSSRIAGGQPLVGVTAGDGGGASSPNVPPPSPLQVPPSRRSAGRRPHRFGASRVSSGTPRSPAASSTPGASGGGGGGCVHRPLTEVHVGHGSNVVVLQHLLRFSHRPRLPAAIPPARDPRTQGAHPELLGYTMVAEPVVTEQYDELIIPLAPFFAPAERRCRQTSRWHQKTQREGGGTSPKKPDTAGVEAKLHHLLTASSSLEGHLRATLRRQLSLMCDGEPSQSSYALPPLSNSDAQALGHPGGISSWPHILDYGNGIERDTSYTAAYLSSIATSAEMEGWLSQALEARRAALFGSPEAPCAWVTTVDDIEDQQLQRHGETPGGFKTEGEGCERAVKQLPGRAAIASLIPGLTTTGTWITALEYDIASALLRLAAGGSVATAHDVFFQALLPRADDIGAVVWCDVHEGIHAALSRTDAAESFSSDATGTAALHAESKLWRTSALQQGGEKDASIRMGQALVDEECGGHDLLSLSSATALTRGYPLCSLRPADTGIAVLRNLLDSNRGSGFVSAAHYPSQEALMASQLRDGQSRGSFGHDGDVAQLLTWKAALEDAIDTMRVEAARRQATAVMEEL; translated from the coding sequence ATGCCAGTGAGGCCGCGCTATGTGTGGAACAGCGGGGGTTGCCACCGGCAGCACAGCTTGTCCTCCGACGCACCGCTGTCACATGCCGTCGGCGGGCGACTTGGCAGTCGTGGTATACAGACGACTTCTAGCGAGGCGTGGGCCAAGCTGTCTTCTCTCCTGAACACCACCCTGAAGCGCCGAAGCGCTTcccccgcagcagtgccccTCTCACACACGGCGAATGCCTGTGAGCTTTACACGCAGGGACGGCGAATTGTGTCATCGTGGCGTgccgagcagcaccgcacgccatcgctgctgcttaGCCACCCCTACAGCCCGCTGTTGATGCCTGGGCTACGCGTGTATCAGCacccgccgccactgcgtgTGTCACCGCCCGTAATCCTCGCAGCTTCGGTGGATGCAAACGCGGCGAAGCCTAGCGCTGATCAGCACAGTGTAGTGAAGGTAGAAGTGGGCGACGAGGATGGAGACGCAGAGTGGCACAATCGCTTCCATCGTCAGCGAGGAGCCACGCCGTTCAGGACGTCTGTGGCGGCCACTGCATCCGATGCTGAGCGCGGCAGTCGCCGCCTATACTGCTATCCGAATCAGTCATTGATTGTCCCTGTTGTCGTCGGCGGCTGCGTGCAGCTTGTCAATCCGGAGAGCAAGGATAAGAGCCACCAGTGGActgtgtacgtgcgtggTTTGTGGAACGGCCATCCGGAGGAGGTCGCCGGCTTGAATGCGCGCCCGCCCTCATCATCACGGGTACAGCAGCCCAGAGCATTCCCGCTGTCCCCTTCTTCGCCATCACCTGATTCGTCTATCAACTCATGCGCCAGCCTCGGCGACAGCaacgcggctgctgctcgaggtggtggcggtagcGGTGCTACTGCTGCCCTTGGCGCGGTGGGCGACTCGCAGACCTCCGTCCTCAGCACCTCGACCGCATCGCCGGACGACTACCTGTCGGACTTCATAGACAAGGTGGTCTTTGTGCTGGACGAGAGCTTCGtgccgtgtgtgcgcacTGTCGCCTCCGCCCCGTTTGAACTGACGGAGGTGGGCTGGGGCGAGTTCATCCTCTCGATTCACGTGTATCTGAAGCTACCTGTCCACACTAGGGCCTCCCGGCAGTCGCAGAGACGGCTGCTCGAGTACTACTGTGGCTTCAACGGCCGCAGTGCCATGCAGACGTGTGATGGCCGTGGCACGAAGCCACACGACCCAGTCTCGACGTACGTCACCGGCGGCGTGCGAGGTCCGAGTCACCTGTGGAATGCAttgacgacgccgccgccgagcacGTCCGGCACTCTAGCGCCCAccccggcgctgccgctacaCGAGCTTCGCCATCAGTTTCACTACGACAGCTTGCTGGACATCAACTCAAACAGCGGGGCGCGTGCGACCTACTACCGTGGCCCGTACCTGCCGGTGCACTTGGCGACCTGTGACGCGACCTCTTCCCCAGCCTCCTCCCAGTCTTCCTCGTCATCGAGTGACAGCGATGTGAACGGCGGTGGTAGCGATGATGCTCGCGGTCGGAGTGGCAGCGAGGTGTCCATGTGTGGCGGCAGTCCCACGGGCAGCCCCCAGGCACTCTCGTTCCCGACTAAGTCAGAGATGAGCGGCGACGGgtcgctttcctcttcccgCAGCGGTAGCATCACTCCCAGTCCAGTGGCAGTGCCTCAGACTCACACGAGCTCGTCTTTGCCGCAGCAAGAGGCGAGGATGGGTGGGCCCAGCACCGTGCATGCCCcaggcagcagccgcatcgctgGCGGGCAGCCGCTCGTGGGCGTCACGgctggtgatggtggaggTGCATCTTCGCCAAATGTGcctccaccatcaccgctACAGGTGCCACCTTCTCGTCGCAGTGCAGGTCGGCGTCCCCACCGCTTTGGCGCTTCGCGAGTGAGCAGTGGCACACCCCGCAGCCCTGCTGCGTCCAGCACTCCCGGGGCTtcgggtggcggcggcggcggctgtgtgCACCGGCCCTTGACGGAGGTGCACGTCGGCCACGGCAGCaacgtggtggtgctgcagcatctACTGCGATTTAGTCACCGCCCTCGACTTCCAGCCGCTATTCCACCTGCTCGCGACCCGCGCACGCAAGGTGCTCACCCGGAGCTGCTTGGCTACACGATGGTGGCTGAGCCCGTCGTCACGGAGCAGTATGATGAGCTCATCATCCCACTGGCGCCTTTCTTTGCCCCTGCAGAACGGAGGTGCAGGCAGACCAGCCGGTGGCACCAGAAGACGCAGCGAGAGGGTGGCGGGACATCTCCGAAGAAGCCTGACACGGCGGGTGTTGAGGCTAAGCTGCACCATCTGCTGACCGCGTCGAGCTCTCTCGAGGGCCACCTGCGAGccacgctgcggcgccagctCTCCTTGATGTGCGATGGCGAGCCATCCCAGTCGTCCtacgcgctgccaccgctgtccaACAGCGATGCACAGGCGCTGGGGCACCCGGGCGGCATCTCTTCCTGGCCGCACATCCTTGACTACGGTAACGGCATCGAGCGCGATACATCCTACACTGCCGCCTACCTGTCAAGTATCGCAACGAGCGCAGAGATGGAGGGCTGGCTGTCGCAAGCACTCGAGGCACGGCGGGCGGCGCTGTTTGGCTCGCCGGAGGCGCCTTGCGCCTGGGTCACCACCGTCGACGATATTGAAgaccagcagctgcagcgccacggcgagACACCTGGAGGGTTTAAGACGGAGGGAGAAGGCTGTGAGAGAGCGGTGAAGCAACTACCCGGGAGAGCAGCCATCGCATCCCTCATCCCAGGTCTTACCACCACCGGGACGTGGATTACAGCGCTGGAGTACGACATAGCGAGTGCGCTGTTAcgcctcgccgccggtggctccgtggcgacggcgcacgATGTCTTCTTCCAGGCTCTTCTGCCGCGCGCCGACGACATTGGCGCAGTTGTCTGGTGCGACGTTCACGAGGGTATCCACGCAGCACTGAGCCGGACGGATGCGGCCGAATCGTTTTCCTCGGATGCCActggcaccgctgccctccATGCGGAGTCAAAGCTATGGCGCACCTCAGCACTCCAGCAGGGGGGCGAGAAAGACGCAAGCATAAGGATGGGGCAGGCGCTTGTCGACGAGGAGTGCGGTGGCCACGATTTGCTGTCGTTGTCCTCAGCGACGGCGCTCACTCGTGGATACCCACTCTGCTCACTGCGCCCCGCTGACACCGGCattgctgtgctgcgcaacTTACTCGACTCGaacagaggcagcggctTTGTCAGCGCCGCTCACTACCCAAGTCAGGAGGCGCTCATGGCTTCGCAGTTGCGTGATGGTCAAAGCCGTGGCAGCTTTGGCCACGATGGcgacgtggcgcagctgctgacgtgGAAAGCGGCGCTAGAGGACGCCATCGACACGATGCGCGTCGAAGCGGCGCGCCGGCAGGCTACTGCAGTCATGGAGGAGCTGTGA
- a CDS encoding serine-threonine dehydratase, putative (TriTrypDB/GeneDB-style sysID: LpmP.06.0700) → MPTFSDIMAARKALEGYVYETPIIESNVLHGKTRHESVMLKCENLQRTGSYHVRGMTYRVIRAKEEDLGINNFVTHSSGNGGAALACAANNFQSTAHVVVPEDTNALITRSIRLYNGNFYHCKPDLKSRVEMEERLRAEFDKPTGKTRNQSIIVNPYSDEAIIAGHGTTGIELMLQTDCSVDCVVVPVGGGALLAGTAIAVKGMKPHVGVFAAELAVPPDHYTVFKRGEVIEARKSKGDQQRHKGNKHGIRTELTDLANSYIDRYVDGVVHVSKEEMCYAFRYVYERCKLVVDTNAAIAVAAVLACPQKLSHYRRICIVLSGGNVDLNDVPKIATARL, encoded by the coding sequence ATGCCAACCTTCAGCGATATCATGGCGGCGCGCAAGGCGCTGGAGGGCTATGTGTATGAGACACCGATCATCGAGAGCAACGTCCTGCATGGCAAGACGCGGCACGAGAGTGTCATGCTCAAGTGCGAGAACCTGCAGCGCACCGGTAGCTACCACGTCCGCGGCATGACGTACCGCGTGATCCgtgccaaggaggaggatcTCGGGATCAATAATTTTGtcacccacagcagcggcaacggcggtgcagcgctggcatGCGCGGCGAATAACTTCCAGAGTACAGCGCACGTCGTCGTGCCAGAGGACACGAACGCCCTTATCACGCGTAGCATTCGCCTCTACAACGGGAACTTTTACCATTGCAAGCCGGACCTCAAGAGCCGcgtggagatggaggagcgACTCCGGGCGGAGTTCGACAAGCCAACCGGCAAGACGCGCAACCAAAGCATCATTGTGAATCCGTACAGCGACGAGGCTATCATCGCCGGCCACGGCACGACTGGCATCGAGCTTATGCTCCAGACAGACTGCTCGGTGGACTGCGTCGTTGTCCCggtcggtggtggtgccctGCTAGCGGGTACAGCGATTGCCGTCAAGGGCATGAAGCCGCATGTTGGTGTCTTCGCCGCAGAGCTGGCCGTGCCGCCGGATCACTACACCGTTTTCAAGCGCGGCGAGGTCATCGAGGCGCGCAAGAGCAAAGgcgaccagcagcgccacaagGGCAACAAGCACGGCATCCGTACGGAGCTGACAGACCTCGCGAACAGCTACATTGACCGCTACGTGGACGGCGTCGTACACGTGtcgaaggaggagatgtGCTACGCCTTCCGCTACGTGTACGAGCGCTGCAAACTCGTCGTGGACACGAACGCGGCCATTGCCGTGGCGGCCGTGCTGGCCTGCCCCCAGAAGCTGAGCCACTACCGTCGGATTTGCATTGTACTCTCCGGCGGTAATGTGGACCTCAACGATGTACCGAAGATTGCGACAGCGCGGCTCTAA
- a CDS encoding hypothetical protein (TriTrypDB/GeneDB-style sysID: LpmP.06.0710), with protein MMLSSSSSSSSGRWRSSHSQLVSQQPLRPYHQREQQSQEMLQGNAHFASLLQRPREGPPQPQEVTHTTVPGPLIAPALPARQQQQLPVPRPSSCATPATFSPRAFVQVQPQLQRGCEDVQHQRVPAGGTSATVASVGGGDGLDDSSSPAPSTANMAEWWSRDGSLLSHQDESDSTSCDGTYQLATTSSTMTDQRSASPKQAAPVELGDDATCLSDLRRRVAAQIEKCGPRRPAGPGAAAASTALVSQSLSTSSCGCPTSCTCRSDTPDGDVFGVSADAHRRARRASHARPARQPHTPSTAARRDAYPSCKARGTQYMTYCSDASSETGTTPVQWSSDKDSDSLCSSCCRCHCDCSLSFRERRHAQHEDIEFPPKLSTASSTEGSRGRGDDASLCSLCRGAAHAGAMRRRGTAASFTHQDDPCRDALRGGRLSAEAPLLLRLSTSGASRVPMGGSAGYAATRVELEQADRRLACLQGAPALLGDAAGERRGAYDGVTAAVRQPDRCTGSAQTEAVTATAPTASQSEEQRCRHDEKEAAEWKSLAAAHCAEVALPLLQGELASFEARTAVQQQAHLDVVAAQMRAFHDEVRQRTRELMDLQLQYQRQLEQQHMTQQEEAEAAGRTAARVDCATSPMETSRAAAAGEPTLKAAPPSVPLQRDVGTQHSDGALELLAAVRTEAASWVAQQLLFMEAERRDSVAQDEAESRDRLLNVVEGPCRSQLLLCQAQLLHWQQECAAVRQRTFLAADLHALELRERLARQELTGESSLAQHELFESFEKQRCQAAEEAVHSQVKLLKDELTNVQSKLKMVEAEHADTLEHARQLRLQLVHALRMPTVTLVDRSAVSTATCGAGDAAIAAAAYAYATAAAGTEHGGAVGILGDTSQGGTDITSNAHAASSTGLDTGAVGWHTLLSGIDGGLDLPVHRRFAHAHQEALRVTRAQSRTV; from the coding sequence ATGATGCTCTCGTCTTCATCGTCGAGCTCGTCGGGTCGGTGGCGGTCATCACACTCGCAGCTGGTATCCCAGCAGCCGTTGCGGCCGTATCACCAGCGGGAGCAACAGTCGCAAGAAATGTTGCAGGGGAACGCCCatttcgcctctctcctgcagcgaCCTCGAGAGGGCCCTCCACAGCCTCAGGAGGTTACACACACTACCGTTCCTGGGCCGCTTATTGCCCCTGCCTTACCAgcccggcagcagcagcagttgccGGTCCCCAGGCCGTCGTCCTGCGCCACACCTGCGACCTTCTCACCGAGGGCCTTTGTGcaggtgcagccgcagctgcagcgtggaTGCGAGGATGTGCAGCACCAACGTGTGCCGGCTGGTGGCACCagcgcgacggtggcgagtgttggtggcggcgacggcctTGACgactcctcttctcctgcccCTAGCACTGCCAACATGGCGGAGTGGTGGTCGCGTGATGGTTCTCTTCTATCACACCAGGACGAGAGCGACAGCACATCCTGCGACGGGACGTACCAGCTCGCCACGACTAGCTCCACGATGACCGACCAACGTTCTGCCTCACCCAAACAAGCTGCACCAGTGGAGCTGGGCGATGATGCGACTTGCTTGTCCGacctgcggcggcgggtggCGGCTCAGATTGAGAAGTGCGGCCCTAGGCGGCCAGCAGGGccaggcgccgccgccgccagcaccgctcTCGTATCACAATCGTTGTCGACGTCGTCGTGCGGCTGCCCAACCAGCTGCACGTGTCGCAGCGACACACCAGACGGCGATGTCTTTGGCGTCTCGGCCGATGCTCACAGAAGAGCGAGACGAGCGTCGCATGCACGTCCTGCAaggcagccacacacaccaagcaccgctgcgcggcGTGATGCGTACCCAAGCTGCAAAGCGAGGGGAACACAGTACATGACATACTGCAGTGACGCCTCGTCGGAAACAGGCACAACACCAGTGCAGTGGAGCAGTGACAAGGACAGTGACAGcctctgcagctcctgctgtcgctgtcacTGTGATTGCAGCCTTTCTTTCCGTGAGCGGCGTCACGCTCAACACGAAGACATTGAGTTTCCACCCAAGCTGTCCACTGCGAGCAGCACCGAGGGTAGCCGCGGACGTGGCGACGATGCATCGCTGTGCAGTTTATGCAGAGGTGCCGCCCACGCAGGTGCCATGCGGCGACGTGGTACTGCTGCATCCTTCACCCATCAAGATGACCCGTGCCGAGATGCCCTGCGCGGGGGTCGGCTGAGTGCAGAGGCGCCCCTTTTACTACGCCTCTCTACCTCAGGCGCTTCCCGTGTTCCCATGGGAGGGAGTGCAGGGTATGCCGCGACGAGGGTGGAGCTCGAGCAGGCGGATCGAAGGTTGGCATGCCTGCAGGGCGCCCCCGCACTCCTCGGCGACGCAGCTGGTGAGCGCCGTGGTGCGTACGACGGTGTCACTGCAGCGGTAAGGCAGCCGGACCGTTGCACAGGGAGCGCGCAGACAGAGGCCGTCACTGCAACTGCGCCGACGGCTAGCCAgtcagaggagcagcgctgccgccacgatgagaaagaggcggcagagtGGAAgtccctcgctgctgctcactgtGCTGAGGTAGCCCTGCCACTACTGCAGGGCGAGCTGGCCAGCTTTGAGGCCCGCAcggccgtgcagcagcaggcgcacctCGATGTCGTGGCAGCACAGATGCGGGCTTTCCATGATGAGGTGCGACAGCGCACGCGGGAGCTGATGGACCTCCAGCTACAGTACCAGCGCCaactggagcagcagcatatGACTcagcaagaagaagcggaggcggcagggcgcactgctgcccgtGTCGACTGCGCCACTTCCCCGATGGAGACTTctcgcgcggcagcagcaggtgagcCAACCCTGaaagctgctccgccttcCGTGCCACTGCAGCGTGACGTCGGAACACAGCACTCGGACGGAGCCCTCGAGCTTCTGGCAGCCGTGCGCACAGAGGCTGCCTCgtgggtggcgcagcagctgctcttcatGGAGGCCGAGCGACGCGACTCCGTGGCGCAGGACGAGGCTGAGTCTCGCGACCGACTCCTCAATGTTGTGGAAGGACCTTGCCGTTCTCAGCTGTTGCTCTgccaggcgcagctgctccactggCAGCAAGAGTGCGCCGCAGTACGTCAGCGAACCTTCTTAGCAGCCGACTTACACGCGCTGGAGCTACGTGAGCGACTTGCGCGGCAAGAGCTGACTGGGGAGTCTTCCctggcgcagcacgagcTCTTCGAATCCTTTGAGAAGCAACGCTGTCAagctgcggaggaggcagtgcaTTCTCAGGTGAAGCTGCTCAAGGATGAGCTCACCAACGTGCAATCAAAGCTCAAAATGGTTGAAGCCGAGCACGCCGACACTCTTGAGCACGCGAGGCAGCttcgcctgcagctcgtcCATGCGTTGCGCATGCCCACCGTGACGCTCGTCGATCGCTCGGCCGTGTCTACAGCGACTTGTGGGGCGGGTGATGCagccatcgccgctgccgcctaTGCCTatgccactgcagcagcaggaacagagcacggcggcgcggtgggtATACTGGGAGACACTTCTCAAGGTGGTACTGATATCACTTCGAATGCTCACGCTGCTTCATCGACGGGATTAGACACCGGTGCGGTCGGGTGGCACACTCTGTTGAGCGGCATTGACGGAGGACTTGACTTGCCTGTGCATCGGCGCTTTGCTCACGCGCATCAGGAGGCTCTGCGCGTGACCCGGGCACAGAGTCGCACTGTGTGA
- a CDS encoding hypothetical protein (TriTrypDB/GeneDB-style sysID: LpmP.06.0720), which translates to MPRHNDDVPIGLTATMQRGQGGLSSFSSDGSSPAALSSAGSLWSRVGREIASWRRGTVSIYEVDAWLRFNPYIRRGFRHRFLRKREALGSLVLYLHNETFNVVSHLAMVVLMALLLLWPPRVTVMSNSGSGAYFSERSAGEPFRRHHRAETEVPSWLRGLHRRAATPGTAAAETDKDRVQGYVPPGDVAGSPRHVLSDAAAGAATPSSIFRFFAVLLGDLAAPSSPMMPVIDTVLPPPPMSVDTRLSLSLTPLVVLFLLTFSLSVLYHLFMPCCRTPRGYQQLLQCDVLGVVFAISGSAYAYFACGMPCAGESAQLWTGALMVVTTLLCIYVLVLAPMWGVVAEVCALALCLAQWAAAAVIAAVLEFLMGGPLLSAPPCPPPVQRDRHGGRDRQPRPLPPPEHHAGQHFLLAWVQRHRHLSSAGLGSASTAATTAAVASTTTDPVPVSAHQRIAVVGVYCLLHLGVYLALVHPKSRPAMGGFTQATHYHNASYAWLFLGGLVNASRFPEVIVFHWTRRAARHTRRVAAAEAAALCAEELRKDAGMTEVDARAAAAASSSLRGSARSHCASSVGVAPESAAQATSVPSTSLPPATAVTLWNRLCVPKLVVTYVVSASTLDYIGNSHHIWHVCTALSALSAILAVYYDCMEYDLVQCG; encoded by the coding sequence ATGCCTCGCCACAATGATGATGTCCCTATCGGGTTAACCGCGACGATGCAGCGAGGCCAGGGCGGCCTGTCGTCCTTCTCGTCTGATGGTTCTTCGCcagctgctctctcctctgccggATCGCTGTGGTCGCGTGTAGGCCGCGAGATCGCCAGCTGGCGTCGTGGCACTGTCTCCATTTACGAGGTGGATGCGTGGCTTCGGTTCAACCCGTACATCCGACGTGGCTTCCGACATCGCTTCTTGCGCAAGCGCGAGGCCCTCGGCTCGCTCGTGTTGTACCTCCACAACGAAACCTTCAACGTTGTGTCCCACCTTGCCATGGTGGTGctcatggcgctgctgttgctatGGCCACCTCGAGTGACGGTGATGAgcaacagtggcagcggtgcgtaTTTCAGCGAGCGCTCAGCGGGTGAGCCATTTCGTCGGCACCACAGGGCGGAAACTGAAGTGCCGTCGTGGCTACGTGGGCTACACAGACGCGCAGCTACAcctggcacagctgcagcagagactGACAAGGACCGCGTGCAGGGATATGTGCCTCCCGGTGATGTGGCGGGATCCCCACGGCATGTGCtgagcgacgccgctgctggtgccgcaACACCTTCGTCCATATTTCGCTTCTTTGCCGTTCTCTTGGGCGACTTGGCAGCACCATCGTCGCCGATGATGCCAGTCATCGATACGGTgcttccaccgccgcccatgAGCGTTGACAcccgcctttctctctccctcacaccGTTGGTGGTCCTCTTCCTGCTAACGTTTTCTCTATCAGTGCTGTATCATCTTTTCATgccctgctgccgcaccccTCGCGGCTACCAGCAGCTCCTACAGTGTGACGTGTTGGGCGTCGTCTTCGCCATCTCTGGTAGCGCCTACGCGTACTTCGCGTGTGGGATGCCGTGTGCCGGTGAGTCTGCTCAGTTGTGGACGGGGGCGCTGATGGTGGTtacgacgctgctgtgcatctACGTGCTTGTTTTGGCCCCGATGTGGGGTGTGGTGGCTGAGGTGtgcgcgctggcgctgtgtCTGGCGCAgtgggctgcagctgctgtcatCGCTGCCGTGCTGGAGTTCTTGATGGGCGGtccgctcctctctgcgCCGCCATGCCCGCCACCGGTGCAACGTGACAGGCATGGCGGCCGTGATCGTCAGCCGcgcccgctgccaccgccagagcACCACGCTGGCCAACACTTTCTCCTCGCCTgggtgcagcggcatcggcacCTATCCTCGGCTGGACTCGGCAGCGCGTCGACTGCggccaccacagcggcggtggcaagcACTACCACTGACCCGGTACCCGTCAgcgcgcaccagcgcatcGCTGTTGTCGGGGTCTActgcctcctgcacctgGGCGTGTACCTGGCGCTGGTTCACCCCAAGAGCCGCCCGGCCATGGGTGGGTTCACGCAAGCCACGCACTACCACAACGCCTCCTACGCGTGGCTATTTCTTGGCGGCCTCGTCAACGCTTCTCGCTTCCCAGAAGTGATTGTGTTTCACTGGACGAGACGAGCAGCACGTCACACGCGgcgtgtggcggcggcagaggcggccgCGCTTTGTGCCGAGGAGCTAAGAAAGGATGCTGGTATGACGGAGGTGGAtgcacgagctgcagcagcggcttcaTCGTCATTGCGTGGCTCTGCGCGCTCGCACTGTGCCTCCTCCGTTGGCGTCGCGCCCGAGTCGGCAGCGCAGGCGACCTCTGTGCCATCCACATCTTTGccgcccgccaccgccgttaCTTTGTGGAACCGGCTCTGCGTGCCGAAGCTGGTGGTCACCTACGTCGTCTCCGCCTCCACTCTGGACTACATCGGCAACAGTCATCATATCTGGCACGTGTGCACCGCGCTCAGCGCTTTGTCGGCCATTCTTGCTGTGTACTACGACTGCATGGAGTACGATCTCGTCCAGTGTGGCTGA